Part of the Candidatus Binataceae bacterium genome is shown below.
CAAACGAGGCGCGGCGACTATTTTTTCGGCGCGGGATAGAGCTGCGTCCCAGTCTCGTCGACCACCACGATCGCCTTCGCCGGACAGCTTCGCGCCGCAGCCAGAATCACGTTGTCGGCCGCGCCGGCCGGATTATAAACTTCGGATTTGCCCGCCGCGTCGAGCTGAAAAACGCCCGGCGCCGCTTCGATACAATCTTCACTGGCGATACACTTCGCCTGATTCACCGTGACCGTAAGTTTCGCCATCCTGACCTCCATACCGAGCCGAACTAACGCCTCCCTCCGACAATAGGATTGCCGCGCCGTAGTCGGCAAGACCGCCACGAATGATGCCGCCCTTCTGCGACTGCGCCGCGGCTGCTAGGCTTTGCGCACGCGCGCAGGAGGGCCACGTCGATGTCCAAGTGGTACAAAGAGATTACACCGGAAATCAAGAAATTCATCGCCGGACAGATGATGTTCTTCGTTGCGACCGCGCCGACCGCCGGGCGGATCAATCTCTCGCCCAAGGGGATGGACACGTTTCGCGTGCTGAGCGACAAGCGCGTGATCTATCTCGACATCACCGGCAGTGGGAACGAAACCGCTTCGCACCTTCTCGAAAACGGCCGCATCACGATCATGTTCTGTTCCTTCGGCGCGAGCCC
Proteins encoded:
- a CDS encoding ferredoxin, encoding MAKLTVTVNQAKCIASEDCIEAAPGVFQLDAAGKSEVYNPAGAADNVILAAARSCPAKAIVVVDETGTQLYPAPKK